In Metarhizium brunneum chromosome 3, complete sequence, a genomic segment contains:
- the RL27A gene encoding 60S ribosomal protein uL15, translated as MPTRTSKTRKLRGHVSHGHGRVGKHRKHPGGRGLAGGQHHHRTNMDKYHPGYFGKVGMRYFHKQQNHFWKPVINLDKLWTLVPIETRDAYVSGAKKDTVPVLDLLPLGYSKVLGKGRLPEIPLVVRARWVSKLAEKKINEAGGVVELVA; from the exons ATGCCTACCCGAACTTCGAAGACCCGCAAGCT TCGCGGCCACGTCTCTCACGGCCACGGTCGTGTTGGCAAGCACCGCAAGCATCCCGGTGGTCGTGGTCTGGCTGGTGGtcagcaccaccaccgtaCCAACATGGACAAG TACCATCCCGGTTACTTCGGTAAGGTTGGTATGCGATACTTCCACAAGCAGCAGAACCACTTCTGGAAGCCCGTGATCAACCTGGACAAG CTGTGGACTCTCGTCCCCATTGAGACCCGCGATGCCTACGTCTCCGGCGCCAAGAAGGACACCGTCCCCgtcctcgacctcctccCTCTCGGCTACTCCAAGGTCCTCGGCAAGGGCCGTCTCCCCGAGATTCCTCTGGTTGTCCGCGCAAGATGGGTCAGCAAGCTGGCTGAGAAGAAGATCAACGAGGCCGGTGGTGTTGTCGAGCTGGTTGCTTAA
- the asaE_6 gene encoding MFS transporter asaE produces MSSTITTVQPIAVSEPTSHDDIRLARLEDHDEHDTTPMRLSDNDTNWDTKEGWVVVAAGSAIFFVFLGLIYSYGIVQLHLTESRLASISTLSFIGSVGAAMSPLTGMIVARIIKLAGYRVTALIGSLFLGLGEFTAGWSTKSVPAMFVTQGFLFGIGSALLFLPAATVPSLWFKRKRGLATGVVFGGAGIGSAVISVSMEKLIGVVGLESALKILGALAWAICITASYFLRAPAGRGRAVSSVQWRLFRSVKFNMMLVMGAIATFPLFVPPFLLPLYVANMGFSGQAAAAILACWNIASALGRIGMGFGADAYLGPVNSLLISLTVIGVSAMALWPFASSLGLLVFFAVLNGIGSGGFFSLMPVVVGAVFGDGQLANVMSMLTTSWTFGYFMGSPIAGYLLDAYGGAEAGLAAFRPTFFYAGSLTLASAGLILAVRLMMNRKIFARV; encoded by the exons atgtCAAGTACAATCACAACCGTGCAGCCGATCGCGGTGTCTGAGCCAACGAGCCATGACGACATTCGACTTGCAAGGCTGGAGGATCACGACGAACACGACACAACCCCCATGCGGTTGAGCGACAACGACACCAACTGGGATACCAAGGAAGgctgggtggtggtggctgccggatcagccatcttcttcgtcttccttggCTTGATTTATTCCTATGGCATCGTGCAGCTTCACCTCACCGAGTCACGCCTCGCCAGCATCTCGACACTGTCCTTCATCGGCTCAGTCGGGGCAGCCATGTCGCCGCTTACCGGCATGATTGTAGCCAGAATCATCAAGCTTGCGGGCTACAGGGTCACTGCCCTCATCGGAAGCCTATTCCTAGGCCTTGGCGAGTTCACCGCAGGCTGGTCCACCAAGTCGGTGCCCGCCATGTTTGTCACCCAAGGCTTCTTGTTTGGCATAGGCTCCGCCTTGTTATTTCTG CCTGCGGCCACGGTGCCATCGCTGTGGTTCAAGAGGAAGCGAGGTTTGGCGACCGGTgttgtctttggcggcgctggAATCGGATCTGCCGTCATCTCCGTCTCCATGGAAAAGCTGATTGGGGTCGTGGGGCTCGAGTCGGCTTTGAAGATTCTCGGAGCTCTTGCGTGGGCAATTTGCATCACGGCGTCGTACTTCCTGAGAGCCCCTGCTGGACGTGGACGCGCCGTGTCAAGCGTCCAATG GCGTCTTTTCCGCAGCGTCAAGTTTAACATGATGCTCGTCATGGGAGCAATTGCCACGTTTCCTCTATTCGTGCCCCCCTTCCTGCTCCCACTTTACGTGGCGAATATGGGATTCTctggccaggccgccgcTGCCATTCTTGCATGCTGGAACATTGCCTCTGCTCTGGGCCGTATTGGCATGGGCTTTGGGGCAGACGCTTATCTCGGCCCTGTAAACAGCTTGCTCATCTCGCTCACTGTCATTGGTGTCAGCGCAATGGCACTCTGGCCGTTTGCGTCTTCACTGGGGCTTCTGGTCTTTTTCGCCGTCTTGAACGGGATCGGTTCTGGTGGCTTCTTCAGTCTGATGCCTGTGGTGGTCGGAGCGGTTTTCGGGGACGGCCAACTTGCCAATGTCATGTCTATGCTGACAACTTCATGGACTTTTGGGTACTTTATG GGATCGCCTATCGCTGGGTACTTGTTGGATGCGTATGGTGGCGCGGAGGCTGGGCTCGCCGCGTTTCGGCCCACGTTCTTTTACGCTGGGTCCTTGACACTTGCAAGCGCAGGTTTAATTTTGGCAGTCCGCTTGATGATGAACAGGAAGATATTTGCTAGAGTGTAG
- the hsk1 gene encoding Cell cycle serine/threonine-protein kinase hsk1 yields MAAALGRPRAEDPFDIHEDARTEETEMMVEDDVAGAAATDEVMEEDVEEEEEEEEEEEGSDDERVERSVQADMDKLANDFPGFRGKYRLIKRIGEGTFSTVYKAEDVQYDRYDNSWDFDDDSSKWTPPPLKRHASQASSERSQRRRARFVAIKKIYVTSSPARILNELELLHDLRQCPSVCPLITAFRNTDQVVAILPYFRHGDFRAYFRDMTTPDIAIYLRSLFTALKSVHQAKILHRDIKPTNFLYDPATQHGVLVDFGLAEREGSDCKPCLCHEHRETRKHRQASSAWAQMATTSQPGYPNSDTRLSKRANRAGTRGFRAPEVLFKCTEQTTAIDIWSAGVILLTILSKRFPFFNSADDVEAMIEIATIFGSKRMKAAGLLHGCVFETNIPTIGQQGFTMEKIILWSTCRTNDKPLTPDEKLAVRFLERCMDLDPSRRITAEQALHHEFLNIDQPQSQELGDEDEVDMLAA; encoded by the exons atggctgccgcACTAGGACGTCCAAGGGCAGAGGATCCTTTTGACATTCACGAAGATGCGCGTACCGAAGAGACCGAAATGAtggttgaagatgatgtTGCCGGAGCTGCTGCAACAGACGAGGTAATGGAGGAAGACgtcgaagaggaagaagaagaggaggaagaggaagaaggctcGGACGATGAGCGTGTTGAAAGGAGTGTAcaagccgacatggacaagctGGCTAATGACTTTCCTGGCTTTCGTGGAAAATACCGCCTAATCAAGAGGATTGGCGAGG GAACTTTCTCTACCGTATACAAAGCAGAAGATGTCCAGTACGATAGATACGACAACAGTTGGGACTTTGATGATGACTCGTCAAAATGGACGCCTCCACCTCTCAAAAGACACGCCAGCCAAGCATCATCGGAGCGCTCCCAACGGCGGCGTGCACGATTTGTTGCAATTAAAAAGATTTACGTCACATCAAGTCCGGCGCGTATTCTGAACGAGCTCGAACTCCTCCATGACCTGCGGCAATGCCCCTCTGTCTGCCCTCTCATCACAGCGTTCCGAAACACGGACCAGGTGGTTGCCATCCTGCCCTACTTCCGACACGGTGATTTCAGGGCATACTTCCGAGATATGACGACACCAGATATTGCCATTTATCTGCGATCCCTATTTACGGCATTGAAAAGCGTCCACCAGGCCAAGATACTTCACAGAGATATTAAACCGACCAACTTCTTGTATGACCCAGCTACCCAGCATGGTGTGTTGGTCGATTTTGGGTTAGCAGAACGCGAGGGATCTGATTGTAAACCTTGCCTCTGCCACGAACATCGCGAAACGCGCAAGCATCGTCAAGCCTCTTCCGCATGGGCTCAGATGGCAACGACTTCACAACCCGGCTATCCTAATTCAGACACTCGATTGTCCAAGCGTGCCAATCGCGCTGGCACACGAGGATTTCGCGCGCCTGAAGTTTTATTCAAATGCACCGAACAGACCACCGCGATCGACATCTGGTCTGCCGGCGTCATTCTTCTTACCATCCTGTCAAAACGATTTCCCTTTTTTAACTCGGCTGATGACGTAGAAGCCATGATTGAAATAGCAACCATCTTTGGCTCAAAGCGCATGAAAGCCGCAGGACTACTCCACGGATGTGTTTTTGAAACCAACATTCCTACAATAGGCCAGCAAGGCTTTACAATGGAGAAGATTATCCTGTGGAGCACATGTCGTACAAATGATAAGCCCCTGACACCCGATGAAAAGCTGGCCGTGCGATTTTTGGAACGGTGCATGGATTTGGATCCCTCAAGAAGAATCACAGCTGAACAGGCTTTGCACCATGAGTTTTTGAATATTGACCAACCCCAGAGTCAGGAACtcggtgacgaggatgaggttgACATGTTGGCGGCGTAA
- the chl1 gene encoding ATP-dependent DNA helicase chl1, protein MASAATTSVDDATRHLEKLDFHHPYTPYAVQEQFMRTVYDVLDKGEGQVGILESPTGTGKSLSLICASLTWLRNFKSNKLEVSMQNAGDAYKDEPAWLVDQLLRRKREELVQRWEDREKRLEAIRLKEKALEDRGRKRRRLEEAITPGDGNDMDADEAEWLLDDWGDRDTGVQDALSGLSKESREVLERIGLGAPRKREEDNDILEEEIKIYYTSRTHSQLSQFITELRRPKFPSSLPTSLAEKKSSVEETVKLLPLSSRQRLCINPSVARLGSVQAINDRCAELQQSKSAKKCPYVPKEELLSQTHHFRDSALATVPDIEDLHQLGKSLAVCPYYASRSALPGAEIITLPYPLLLQRSAREALGIKLEGNVVIIDEAHNVMDAVANVHAAEIKLSDLHKGRGMLGIYVKRFGKKLKGVNRVNVGRVGRVIDGLTEWMNGAKGFKQQHGIVDANDLTRPKGIDQINMFELIQYIQESKLAYKIESYAAHVESENDSGKPGTKSSTPVLHTLVSFLVALTNPSSEGRIFYQKTSGPVQDVQLSYLLLSPTHAFSSIVSSARAVILAGGTMSPFDDYKNHLFPALADPKVTTLSCGHVIPRENLCVWTLTGTRPGGSSFEFSYQRRGDEEMVKELGLAILNICSVVPDGVVVFFPSYGYLEEVVAAWSRRASGDKNPQTTIWDRLQTRKKVFRETKGCSSDEVLQEYSQVILGNGGSTTGPVKGKGGALLLSVVGGKMSEGINFSDRLGRCVMVVGLPYPNIASPEWKAKMDYIESTTLANLQDGRRDAGSKLTKDEAAARAKQAARDFYENACMRAVNQSIGRAIRHKGDYAAIVLVDRRYATERIQGKLPGWIRSGMDARGSGGDGKASMNMLGGLMGSLGGFFRDKQRE, encoded by the exons ATGGCTtctgccgccaccaccagTGTAGATGACGCTACGCGCCatctggagaagctggattTCCACCATCCATACACTCCATACGCTGTCCAAGAACAGTTTATGAGGACTGTATATGACGTTTTAGACAAGGGTGAAGGTCAAGTTGGTATCTTGGAAAGCCCAACAGGCACT GGTAAATCCCTTTCATTAATCTGCGCCTCACTTACCTGGCTTCGAAACTTCAAGTCCAACAAACTTGAGGTATCGATGCAAAATGCGGGAGATGCTTATAAAGACGAACCGGCGTGGCTCGTCGACCAACTACTACGGCGAAAACGCGAGGAGCTGGTTCAGAGGTGGGAAGATCGTGAGAAGCGTCTCGAAGCCATCCGGTTAAAGGAAAAAGCACTTGAAGACCGGGGCCGTaagcgccgccgcctcgaggAAGCAATCACTCCTGGTGATGGCAATGACATGGATGCTGATGAGGCCGAATGGCTACTAGATGACTGGGGGGATCGCGACACAGGTGTCCAAGATGCCCTGTCCGGCTTAAGTAAAGAGTCGCGTGAGGTGTTAGAGCGCATCGGCCTTGGTGCTCCTCgaaagagagaagaggaCAATGATATTCTAGAAGAAGAGATCAAG ATCTATTATACATCTAGAACACACTCGCAACTGTCGCAATTCATTACGGAACTGCGCCGCCCAAAGTTTCCTTCATCACTGCCGACTTCTCTCGCAGAGAAAAAGTCGTCTGTCGAAGAGACGGTCAAACTACTCCCGCTGTCTTCTCGACAAAGGTTGTGTATCAACCCGTCCGTCGCGCGACTCGGATCAGTGCAGGCCATCAATGATCGCTGTGCTGAGCTCCAGCAGTCGAAGTCTGCCAAGAAATGCCCGTATGTTCCAAAAGAGGAGCTCCTGAGCCAAACACATCACTTTCGCGATTCGGCTTTGGCTACTGTCCCGGACATTGAAGATTTGCATCAGCTTGGCAAGTCTTTGGCCGTGTGTCCATACTATGCATCCCGGTCGGCACTACCTGGTGCGGAAATCATCACTCTGCCATATCCCCTCCTGCTTCAAAGAAGTGCCCGGGAGGCGCTGGGGATCAAGTTGGAGGGGAATGTTGTCATCATTGATGAGGCACACAATGTGATGGATGCCGTTGCTAATGTACATGCTGCAGAGATCAAACTCAGTGACCTTCACAAAGGGCGAGGGATGCTAGGAATTTATGTGAAGCGGTttggcaagaagctcaaagGTGTCAACCGTGTTAATGTGGGAAGAGTCGGGCGAGTGATTGATGGCTTGACCGAGTGGATGAATGGGGCAAAAGGCTTCAAG cagcagcacggaATCGTGGACGCAAACGACTTGACTCGACCGAAGGGCATCGACCAGATCAACATGTTTGAGCTTATTCAGTACATCCAAGAGTCCAAACTGGCATACAAGATTGAGAGCTACGCAGCACATGTCGAGAGCGAAAACGACTCGGGCAAGCCGGGGACGAAGTCGAGCACACCAGTCCTGCATACTCTGGTCTCGTTCCTTGTAGCCCTTACAAACCCGAGCTCCGAGGGCCGAATATTCTACCAGAAGACCAGTGGACCGGTCCAAGACGTTCAGCTTTCGTACCTGTTGCTCTCTCCAACGCATGCATTCTCATCTATTGTGTCCAGCGCGCGCGCGGTCATACTGGCAGGAGGCACCATGTCGCCCTTCGACGACTACAAGAACCATCTTTTCCCAGCGCTCGCTGACCCCAAAGTAACCACCTTGAGCTGCGGACATGTAATACCACGCGAAAACCTGTGTGTCTGGACGTTAACGGGGACTCGTCCAGGTGGCTCAAGCTTTGAATTCAGCTACCAGCGTCGAGGGGACGAGGAAATGGTCAAGGAGCTGGGCCTGGCAATACTGAATATCTGCTCAGTTGTCCCCGACGGCGTCGTGGTCTTCTTCCCAAGCTACGGATATCTTGAAGAAGTCGTCGCAGCGTGGAGTCGACGAGCCTCGGGAGACAAGAACCCCCAAACAACCATTTGGGACCGTTTGCAAACTCGAAAAAAGGTTTTTCGCGAAACAAAAGGCTGCTCCAGCGACGAGGTCCTCCAAGAGTATTCGCAAGTGATCCTCGGGAATGGGGGAAGCACCACGGGTCCGGTGaaaggcaaaggcggcgcACTCCTCCTCAGTGTTGTGGGAGGGAAAATGTCCGAAGGCATCAACTTCTCGGATCGCTTGGGCCGATGCGTCATGGTCGTCGGCCTGCCATACCCGAATATTGCATCGCCGGAGTGGAAAGCCAAGATGGACTATATTGAATCGACTACGCTGGCAAATCTACAAGACGGTAGGCGTGACGCTGGCTCCAAGCTAACCAAGGATGAAGCTGCGGCACGAGCTAAGCAGGCCGCGAGAGACTTCTACGAAAACGCGTGTATGCGGGCCGTCAACCAGAGTATTGGCCGCGCGATTCGTCACAAAGGCGACTATGCGGCGATTGTACTGGTCGATAGGAGGTATGCCACCGAACGAATCCAGGGCAAACTGCCAGGATGGATTCGAAGTGGGATGGATGCGCGTGGTAGTGGCGGCGATGGGAAGGCTTCGATGAATATGCTGGGGGGCTTGATGGGGAGTTTGGGGGGGTTTTTTCGGGATAAGCAGCGGGAGTAA